The sequence GTGGTGAATAATCGCCTCACGTAAAAAACTGCGGAATTAAGCGGGGAGGCTGAGATGCTAACCCGAACCGAAGGCTGAGCCTAAAAACTCAGTCAGGGGCAACGCATAGGTGGTGAACCTGCGAAAGCAGAATATAATCCACCCACGAGGCCGCAGCATTGCACACGCTTTAATTATTATTCGTATTTAAAGAGAATTAAGGTGGCGTTATGAACAGGGGATATGCAGGTTTTTATAAAGGACATTATTTACGAAGCTCATATGAATATGCGTATGCCAAATATCTTGATCATCACTCAATTCCTTGGAGCTACGAAGATTGTGTATTTGATATTGGATATAAATTGTATAAACCCGACTTCTTCTTATATGATCAAAAAGGAAAACTTGTTAAAATAGTGGAAATTAAATCGAGAAGTAAAGACGCAAAAAAGAATGCGAGAGAAGCATTGAATATTATTGAGGAACAGCATCATATAAAGTGTGAACTAATCTCTTATGAAGAGCTGCTTGACTTGTATAAAACATTGCCTTTTTCTTTAACATCAACTATTGAGGAATGGATAAAATCAGAAAATACCACTATTAGTAAAGTCGCTTATGGTGAACTCAATGGTCATTATAATTTAAAACATGACGAGGAAACTAAAAAGAAAATAGGAGAGCATACTAGAAGCTTATGGCTATCTAATGGTATAGCAAAACAAAGAATGTTGGAAGGATTAAAAAAGTCAGGTTTAGCTCAGAAAGGAAAAATAAAAAAGCCAAGAGAAACCAGAACTTGTGAAGAGTGTGGAAAGATATTTAAAGTTATCATTACTTCAAAACAAAAGTTTTGCAGTCGAACTTGTGCAGGTCATCGGGCAATTAGGCATGCCACAAACACATATGTTGAAATAAGAAGTGAGGTACACCATAATATACGGGAATATATTATTAAATGGTCAAGAGAAAACTCAGATATAGTTGTTAAAACACCTTTAAACAAAATCAAAACTACTATTCAATCCTTAATTAGGGATATTGAAAGGGAATTTCAAGTTAAAGATCTCAGAGTCATCTCAAAATCAGTATTTGGAGAAGATCGGGGAAGGAAAGAGTTAATTAAATTTATGAAAAGCGTGTGCAATGAAGATGTATGCTGAGCTAACGGGAAATGAACCGTTAGAACTAGGGGATAAAAAGCCCCTAGGGTAACATAACTGGAACAACCACTCGCACCTTATTCTGTGTGCAATTTAGCCGCGATTAATTTGGCAAATATGGTCGATAAAGAAAAGAAAGTCGTTGATTATGAAAAATTAAAGCGTACGGTTGAAGTTGGTGTCCGTATGCAAGATAACGTTATTGATGCAACCCCATACTTCCTTGAAGAAAATAAAAAGCAAGCGCTTGGGGAGCGCCGCGTCGGTCTTGGCGTCATGGGATTAGCTGATTTGCTCATTTATTGCGAAAAAGAGTACGGTTCGGAAGAAGGCAATCAGTTAGTTGACGAACTGTTTAAAACAATTGCGACAACGGCATACCGTGCGTCCATTGAGCTCGCAAAAGAAAAAGGAAGCTTTCCGTTTTTAGTTGGCGAAACGGAAGAAGAAACGATGAAATTGCGCGAAGCGTTCATTCACACCGGTTATATGAAAAACATGCCAGACGATATTCGCCAAGATATTTTAAAATACGGCATTCGCAACTCGCATTTATTAACGGTTGCTCCGACTGGATCCACAGGGACAATGATCGGCGTGTCCACAGGGCTTGAACCATATTTTTCCTTTTCTTATTATCGAAGCGGCCGTCTAGGCAAGTTTATTGAAGTGAAGGCGGATATCGTTCAAGAATATTTAGATAAACATCCAGAAGCGGATCCGAACAACTTGCCGCATTGGTTTGTAACCGCCATGGACTTATCGCCAGAAGCGCATGCCGATGTCCAGTGCATTATTCAACGTTGGGTGGATTCAAGTCTCTCGAAAACGGTAAATGCCCCGCGCGGCTATACGGTTGAGCAAGTACAAAAAGTGTACGAGCGGTTATGGCGAGGCGGCGCAAAAGGTGGAACAGTCTATGTCGACGGTAGCCGCGATGCGCAAGTATTAACATTAAAAGCGGAAGAACATGCGGTTGAAGAACAACTGGAGCTCCTTCCAGAAGAACCGAAAAAACGGGCTGTTGCGCTTGTTGAAACAATTCCAGATTTACGCGCAACGGACGTCACGATCGGTTCAGAAGTCGGCAACATTTGCCCGGTATGCCGTGAAGGAACGGTCGAAGAAATCGGTGGCTGCAACACGTGCACAAGTTGCGGAGCGCAATTAAAATGTGGTTTATAATGGAAAAAGGGACGGGAAAAACCCGTTCCTTATTTTATTATGAATAATAACAAAAATTGTATTTCATCACCTCATGACAATCAAACATACTAACATTGAGGTGATCGAATGAAATCATGTATTCCTCAGCTTGTTTATTTTGAGTCCGAAGCGCTTCATTATCCGCTCGGCTTTATCGTCGCGCCAATTTACATGCATGACGGCTGGGAAGAAGGGTATTTTGAGCTATTTGAACGATTACATGCAAATTTACGTAAATAGTTGTCATGCTTGGTAAACATGTTATAATCATAATGATTACGGATGTTTGTTTAGGAGGGAAACGTATGCCAACACCAAGCATGGAAGATTATATTGAGCAAATTTATATATTGATTGAAGAAAAAGGATATGCCCGTGTATCAGATATTGCCGAGGCATTGTCCGTTCATCCCTCCTCTGTGACGAAAATGGTGCAAAAACTCGATAAAGACGAATATTTAGTATACGAAAAGTACCGTGGACTTGTCCTTACACCAAAGGGCAAAAAAATCGGCAAGCGGCTCGTGTATCGCCATGAGCTACTGGAACAATTTATGCGTCTCATTGGTGTAGATGAAGAAAATATTTATCGTGATGTTGAGGGAATCGAACATCATTTAAGCTGGAATGCGATTGATCGCATTGGCGATTTAGTACAATATTTTGAAGAAGATCGGTCACGTCTTGAAGCGCTTCGCAACATTCAAAGACAGAACGAGCAAGAACAGGCATAAACGCTTGTTCTTTTTTGTTTTTTATGCTCAACTCTTCTCGTTTTTCATACATATATGGCGAGGAGGGAAGAGGATGGAGATTGACGGTGTGTTTTCCGGTGGTGGCGTCAAAGGTTTTGCGCTAATTGGAGCATATGAAGCGATTGAGGAAAAAGGTTTTCGCTTTAAACGGCTTGCTGGTACGAGCGCAGGAGCGCTCATTGCTTCGTTTATTGCAGCGGGATTTACAAGCAAGGAAATCGTGGACATGATGGAAGAGATGAATTTAATGGACTTTCTCGATGAGCGACATACAATCATTCCGTATGCATGGTTAAAATGGCTCGTCCTTTATTGGAAAATGGGGTTATATAAAGGAGAAAAGCTTGAACGATGGATCGCCGAGCAGTTAAGTAAAAAAGGCGTGTACACGTTTGCTGATTTGCCACATGAACGATTGCGCGTCGTCGCTTCCGATTTAACGAATGGGACAATGCTTATTTTGCCAGATGACTTGCCGAAATATGGCATTGATCCTCTCCGCTTTTCCGTCGCAAAAGCAGTAAGAATGAGTGTCGGTATTCCTTATTTTTTTGAGCCTGTGCGGTTAAAGACGGACGAAGGGAAGCATATTGTCGTTGATGGTGGCTTACTAAGCAATTTTCCGATTTTTTTGTTTGATGAAGAACGGAAAAAACGACCTGTTCTAGGCATCAAATTAAGCGCAAGACAATCGCAAAAAGCCAAAAAGAAAATTAATAATGCCATTGATTTGTATGAAGCGTTGTTTCAAACGATGCGCGAGGCGCACGATGAACGGTACATTTCACGTCGCCATGAAAAAAACATCGTTTTCCTTCCTGTCAAACATGTCATTGCCACCGATTTCTCAGTGACGGACGAAGAAAAAAAGAAGCTTATTTCGTTTGGAAAAGAGCGGACAGAACAATTTTTAAAAATGTGGACGTATTAAAAGAAAAAAATCGG comes from Anoxybacillus flavithermus and encodes:
- the mntR gene encoding transcriptional regulator MntR; protein product: MPTPSMEDYIEQIYILIEEKGYARVSDIAEALSVHPSSVTKMVQKLDKDEYLVYEKYRGLVLTPKGKKIGKRLVYRHELLEQFMRLIGVDEENIYRDVEGIEHHLSWNAIDRIGDLVQYFEEDRSRLEALRNIQRQNEQEQA
- a CDS encoding patatin-like phospholipase family protein; protein product: MEIDGVFSGGGVKGFALIGAYEAIEEKGFRFKRLAGTSAGALIASFIAAGFTSKEIVDMMEEMNLMDFLDERHTIIPYAWLKWLVLYWKMGLYKGEKLERWIAEQLSKKGVYTFADLPHERLRVVASDLTNGTMLILPDDLPKYGIDPLRFSVAKAVRMSVGIPYFFEPVRLKTDEGKHIVVDGGLLSNFPIFLFDEERKKRPVLGIKLSARQSQKAKKKINNAIDLYEALFQTMREAHDERYISRRHEKNIVFLPVKHVIATDFSVTDEEKKKLISFGKERTEQFLKMWTY